From the Paenibacillus sp. R14(2021) genome, the window TCAATTCAATACCTATTCCGGAAGCGGCACCCTGCTTCTCTCGGCGAGCGGCGGCATCCAGCTGGCGAGCGGTTCCGTCGCGTCCTTCCTGAAGGAAGCTTCCTCGTACGTCGGGCAACGGAAGGACTCCGAAGACTACGCCGAAGGCACAGCGTTCGGGGGGCATTTGTATTACACCATCTACGCCGGCTCTGACAAGCTGGATATGGCAATCTATCGCTTCATTCCGTCTGAGGTCATCCGAAAGCCGCTCGACAAGTTCTATACTTGGGCCTGGCTTTTTGCTGCGGCAGCGCTCGTTATCGTCGCCATCTATGCAATGTCGACTTATAAATTCATACATAAACCGCTGCTGCGGCTTGTGAAGAGCTTCCGACGCGTCGAGAATGGTGATCTAGAGCAGGTCATCACGCACGAGTCCAAGGATGAATTCGGCTATTTGTACAGCCGATTCAATCAGATGGTCGCAAACCTGCGGGCGCTGATCGATCAGGCCTACCGGCAGAAGCTTATGGCACAGCGTTCGGAGCTAAAGCAGCTTCAATCGCAGATCAATCCTCATTTTTTGTTCAACAGTTTGTTTATCTTGAACACGATGGCCCGAACGGGAGACATGGAACGGGTCGAGCAATTCACGATCCAGCTTGGCGAATACTTTCGCTTCGTGACCCGCAGTGCCTCCGACGAGATTTCGCTCGCGCAGGAGATCCATCATGCACGCACGTATATGGACATTCAACTCCTTCGCTTCTCTAGGCGTATACGGGCGCGGTTCGAGGACCTCCCGAAGGAAGCCGCGCAGGCGAAAGTACCGAGGCTGATCGTGCAGCCGATTATCGAGAACGCTTTCGAGCACAGCCTGGAGCGGAAAGAGGAGAACGGGTTGATCGTCGTTCGCTTCGAGAGCGGGGACGATGAATTCCGCATCGTCGTCGAGGATAACGGCGACGCCTTGTCCGAAGAGAAGCTAA encodes:
- a CDS encoding sensor histidine kinase, which produces MIKTPLFSIRNTLFLRLIFTFLLILMPLIILGVYLYQWSIHTAREDIAKTAASQTTFYLTDFENEIERIKLLQFGLLEDEDLNKLTLLWDRMGVIEKTDKTNSLRNRLYLVQNSSKYIKEVSVYINPIRRVISSVDGVSPLDETRYDAVLSVYGSRNTRIIEWRNGLYLSAVKPSGSPKGQPLFIVEIELDQQKLTEALAQFNTYSGSGTLLLSASGGIQLASGSVASFLKEASSYVGQRKDSEDYAEGTAFGGHLYYTIYAGSDKLDMAIYRFIPSEVIRKPLDKFYTWAWLFAAAALVIVAIYAMSTYKFIHKPLLRLVKSFRRVENGDLEQVITHESKDEFGYLYSRFNQMVANLRALIDQAYRQKLMAQRSELKQLQSQINPHFLFNSLFILNTMARTGDMERVEQFTIQLGEYFRFVTRSASDEISLAQEIHHARTYMDIQLLRFSRRIRARFEDLPKEAAQAKVPRLIVQPIIENAFEHSLERKEENGLIVVRFESGDDEFRIVVEDNGDALSEEKLNELSRALANRDEYAETTGIVNIHRRLTITFGERGGVRVARSELGGLQVTLHFPWEGLANVPFADRG